The Pyrenophora tritici-repentis strain M4 chromosome 8, whole genome shotgun sequence genome contains a region encoding:
- a CDS encoding putative microsomal signal peptidase 25 kda subunit protein: MSATQKIAVHSLSDLKNTTDDALPNYLNSLKFKQIHTQTDVRLVLGYTAVTIAGALFYYDWKFGWEASKPFTLPAVVAYFILNGAFSFWLWIVEKGVVYEGEGKTGKVRISSHTKKHIPIYECDVVFTPAPYASNPKQTLHIRAPMTRWFTADGYFVAKPFQQWLASEVPVIGAADPNNVVEEIGRGSAGMDTTMNLNSSNAIDVLQQLKASGAKFASGDAQKRR; this comes from the exons ATGTCGGCGACTCAGAAAATTGCAGTGCACTCACTTTCTG ACCTCAAGAACACAACAGACGATGCGCTGCCCAACTACCTCAACTCGCTCAAATTCAAGCAAATCCACACCCAGACCGACGTACGATTAGTCCTCGGCTACACAGCCGTCACCATCGCCGGCGCCCTCTTCTACTACGACTGGAAGTTCGGCTGGGAAGCCAGCAAGCCATTCACCCTCCCGGCCGTCGTTGCCTACTTCATTTTAAATGGCGCGTTCAGCTTCTGGCTCTGGATCGTGGAAAAGGGTGTTGTGTACGAGGGAGAAGGCAAGACCGGCAAG GTGAGGATATCATCACACACCAAGAAACACATCCCAATCTATGAATGCGACGTCGTCTTCACACCCGCACCCTACGCCTCGAACCCAAAGCAAACCCTCCACATCCGCGCGCCCATGACCCGCTGGTTCACCGCAGATGGCTACTTTGTTGCGAAACCCTTTCAGCAATGGCTCGCTTCTGAAGTCCCGGTCATCGGCGCTGCGGACCCTAACAATGTCGTAGAGGAGATTGGACGGGGAAGCGCAGGCATGGACACGACGATGAACTTGAACAGCTCCAATGCCATAGATGTTCTGCAACAGCTCAAGGCTAGCGGCGCCAAGTTTGCGAGCGGTGATGCGCAGAAGCGGAGGTAG
- a CDS encoding DUF106 domain containing protein translates to MTLLQTTPKKQELAKIRQQRSLIRGVNLRTNAQVLSPNAFATRKAFMVQAYQEGRFLAEPELRGKPRPNPMSDPAAMEGMMGMMKGQMTMMIPQTLIMGWINAFFSGFVIMKLPFPLTPQFKSMLQSGVGTRDLDVRWVSSLSWYFLTLFGLQPVYNFILGSNNAANQVTQQMAMANPGAGGMMGPEQDPDKLFLSEAENLEVLEHRWILDGIEERLIAKMGA, encoded by the exons ATGACTTTACTCCAAACCACGCCCAAGAAACAGGAACTGGCCAAGATCCGGCAACAGCGCTCCCTCATCCGCGGCGTCAACCTGCGAACGAATGCCCAGGTGCTTTCCCCCAATGCCTTTGCTACGCGTAAAGCCTTCATGGTGCAGGCCTACCAAGAAGGCAGGTTTCTGGCTGAGCCGGAGCTGAGAGGGAAACCGAGACCGAATCCTATGAGCGACCCGGCGGCCATGGAGGGCATGATGGGCATGATGAAGGGACAAATGACGATGATGATTCCGCAGACGCTGATTATGGGGTGGATCAATGCCTTCTTTTCGGGCTTCGTTATTA TGAAACTACCCTTCCCGTTGACGCCACAGTTCAAGTCCATGCTTCAATCTGGAGTGGGAACCCGTGATCTTGATGTCAGATGGGTATCCAGTTTGTCGTGGTACTTCCTTACCCTGTTCGGACTGCAGCCCGTTTATAACTTTATTCTCGGAAGCAACAATG CCGCCAATCAGGTCACGCAACAGATGGCCATGGCCAATCCAGGCGCGGGTGGCATGATGGGTCCAGAGCAGGATCCAGATAAGCTCTTCTTGAGCGAAGCTGAGAATCTCGAGGTGCTGGAGCACCGATGGATTCTGGATGGCATTGAAGAGCGTCTCATTGCCAAAATGGGAGCGTGA
- a CDS encoding Herpes-BLLF1 multi-domain protein: MAMNGQQFGDLPQIQAMDDSHMHGWAAEHYNYWQPYKQHPVSFPMEEAYIGDFDCGAVSVQPMQRFMLEQSPLTSGMLHANIPLDGRYERYYEQQWPSTGCFRNISPDRTSSGNTSQNTQDEIPSPQMYHTGLHSHGSPMEQYQLSLAFNPIEQFQGGSYPTETPKFQQNISLRELEYEPPVHEAVIEEAEEVKMKQEATCDKEDEVVKEEATPEYMGYADSAIGHSVRDAQSVEPVDIPDEPASDSDYSPSSSRSRKRRRSTASNSNSNRTQKRRGHARKDSQTTSPISSVKSEKKSRRTSKAYRGVIMDTNTRDSDQRPFPCPLAVYGCTSSFPSKNEWKRHVSTQHIKLAYWRCNLCAPSTDPSNSHAVYYNDFNRKDLFTQHLRRMHAAPKDKTSSNHPEKYPVTEDNLVEIQTRCHLPLRCAPQCSKCLFCDKTFQGATSWDERMEHVGHHLEKDQSSVASMLDPATWRADEGLEKYLVEEGLVNLFFTPAPLPSQSRSRNSH, from the exons ATGGCTATGAACGGCCAACAGTTCGGAGACTTGCCGCAAATACAAGCCATGGACGACTCACATATGCATGGCTGGGCAGCAGAGCATTACAACTACTGGCAGCCATACAAGCAGCATCCAGTCAGCTTCCCTATGGAAGAAGCGTACATTGGCGACTTCGACTGCGGCGCGGTCAGCGTCCAACCAATGCAGCGGTTCATGCTCGAGCAGTCTCCACTTACGTCCGGCATGCTTCATGCGAACATCCCACTGGACGGTCGATACGAAAGGTACTACGAGCAGCAATGGCCTTCCACAGGTTGCTTTCGCAACATATCGCCAGACCGGACATCGTCTGGCAACACTAGCCAGAACACACAAGATGAAATACCTTCACCACAGATGTATCATACGGGCCTGCACTCGCACGGCAGTCCAATGGAACAGTACCAATTATCGCTTGCATTCAATCCAATTGAGCAGTTCCAAGGTGGATCCTATCCAACCGAGACTCCAAAGTTCCAACAGAACATCAGCCTTCGCGAGCTGGAGTATGAGCCACCAGTACACGAAGCAGTGATAGAGGAAGCTGAGGAAGTCAAGATGAAGCAAGAAGCCACCTGCGACAAGGAGGATGAGGTTGTCAAGGAAGAAGCAACGCCAGAATACATGGGCTACGCAGACTCTGCCATTGGCCACTCAGTGCGCGACGCGCAATCAGTTGAGCCTGTCGATATACCCGACGAGCCCGCATCTGATTCTGACTACAGTCCTTCTTCGTCCCGCTCCAGGAAGCGAAGACGGTCTACAGCATCCAACAGCAACTCAAACCGGACACAAAAGCGACGCGGCCACGCACGCAAAGACTCCCAGACCACTAGTCCCATCTCATCAGTAAAGTCAGAGAAGAAGTCTCGAAGGACCTCCAAGGCATACAGGGGAGTCATCATGGACACCAACACTCGAGACAGCGACCAACGGCCCTTCCCCTGTCCCCTCGCCGTCTACGGCTGCACATCCAGCTTCCCCTCCAAGAACGAATGGAAGCGACACGTCAGCACCCAACACATCAAGCTCGCCTACTGGCGCTGCAACCTCTGCGCCCCCTCCACCGACCCAAGCAACTCGCACGCCGTTTACTACAACGACTTCAACCGCAAAGACCTCTTCACCCAACACCTCCGCCGCATGCACGCCGCACCCAAAGACAAGACCTCATCCAACCATCCAGAAAAGTACCCCGTCACTGAAGACAACCTCGTCGAAATTCAGACGCGCTGTCACCTCCCCCTACGCTGCGCACCACAATGCTCAAAGTGTTTGTTCTGCGATAAGACGTTCCAGGGTGCGACATCGTGGGATGAGCGCATGGAACATGTGGGTCATCATCTGGAGAAGGATCAGAGCAGTGTAGCTAGTATGCTTGATCCGGCTACGTGGAGGGCAGATGAGGGGCTCGAGAAGTACCTTGTTGAGGAGGGGCTTGTT AACTTGTTCTTCACTCCGGCACCCCTTCCCTCACAGTCGCGAAGTCGGAACTCCCACTAA
- a CDS encoding PRKCSH domain containing protein, with amino-acid sequence MRGIWALPAVLRIALASQHAFSVFDDLLAFPQYEVLWPDTFVTENDATALLSHASPSSSSATAGSQETQELSKRDKPAADIPPADDALEQTYEAIVLHGQRYLCSIPTIPEKTLQNSTTSAAEAKAEEEKELMRATDRGWELLEGMRGNCIYYLSGWWSYSFCYKDEVKQFHQLPPGRGVPIYPPVEDTSVHSFVLGRYPKEEKNKKGDARKTLGSEQGSKETFDDEDHVKDDDEEKGLEVPRLETKGSSRYMVQRLSDGTECDLTGRPRKIDVQFHCNPQSADRIAMIKETSTCSYLMIVDTPRLCNDVAFTPPQENLAHPITCKPVIPESEVDSWTAAQASAKIAAAERLIATENADDVNTNPIRDATDGLEGTTKRGPIIGGIEVGAKTLVGTEGKVIEKSVVVGGGKETFIATVASSDGKQMSKEEMKKFNIADPKDVETFKVNLKKLAGKKGWKLVLVDTPHGREFRGIIDTDEQVGEKTKKKTTKSKDDDGAGMGKEREREQADEKGEEEEAQEGSEEVYKDEL; translated from the exons ATGAGGGGTATATGGGCGCTTCCGGCCGTCTTGCGCATTGCGCTCGCTAGCCAACATGCATTCAGCGTCTTTGACGACTTGCTCGCTTTCCCTCAA TATGAGGTCTTGTGGCCGGATACGTTCGTGACAGAAAACGATGCGACAGCCCTTCTCTCCCACGCATCGCCTAGCTCGAGTTCGGCGACGGCAGGGTCGCAGGAAACCCAGGAACTTTCGAAGCGCGATAAGCCAGCGGCGGATATACCACCCGCAGATGATGCACTCGAGCAGACATATGAAGCAATCGTATTACACGGACAGCGATATCTATGCAGCATACCAACGATACCAGAGAAAACCCTGCAAAACAGCACCACCTCTGCTGCAGAAGCCAAGGCtgaagaggagaaggagctTATGCGAGCGACGGATCGAGGATGGGAGCTTCTTGAGGGTATGCGGGGTAACTGCATATACTACCTAAGCGGCTGGTGGAGCTATAGCTTCTGCTACAAGGACGAGGTCAAGCAGTTCCACCAGCTGCCGCCGGGTCGTGGCGTCCCTATTTACCCCCCAGTGGAAGACACGAGCGTGCATAGCTTTGTGCTTGGGAGATATCCCAAGGAAGAGAAGAACAAGAAAGGCGACGCGCGTAAGACGCTCGGAAGCGAACAGGGCAGCAAGGAGACTTTCGATGATGAGGATCATGTAaaggacgacgacgaagagaagGGCCTGGAAGTTCCCAGGTTAGAAACAAAGGGTTCAAGCAGATACATGGTGCAACGTCTGTCCGACGGCACAGAGTGCGATTTGACAGGCAGGCCCCGCAAGATTGATGTTCAG TTCCATTGCAACCCACAGTCCGCCGATCGAATTGCTATGATCAAGGAGACGAGCACCTGCTCCTACCTCATGATTGTTGACACACCACGCCTCTGCAACGATGTCGCCTTTACCCCACCGCAAGAGAACCTTGCACACCCCATTACCTGCAAACCCGTCATACCAGAGTCCGAAGTCGATTCGTGGACGGCTGCGCAGGCCTCCGCCAAGATAGCGGCAGCTGAGCGCCTCATCGCCACCGAGAATGCCGATGACGTCAACACCAACCCCATACGCGACGCGACTGATGGCCTTGAGGGCACTACGAAGCGCGGGCCCATCATCGGCGGGATCGAAGTCGGTGCCAAGACGCTTGTTGGTACCGAAGGCAAGGTCATCGAAAAGTCTGTCGTGGTCGGTGGTGGAAAGGAAACCTTCATTGCCACGGTAGCCAGCAGCGATGGTAAACAAATGTCCAAGGAGGAGATGAAGAAGTTCAACATTGCCGATCCCAAGGATGTAGAGACATTCAAGGTCAACCTGAAGAAGCTGGCTGGCAAGAAGGGGTGGAAGTTAGTTCTGGTTGACACACCACACGGCAGGGAATTCCGAGGTATTATTGATACCGACGAACAGGTTGGCGAGAAGACGAAGAAAAAGACTACGAAGAGCaaggatgatgatggtgcAGGTATGGGGAaagagagggagagggagCAGGCTGATGAAAAGggcgaagaggaagaggctCAGGAAGGGAGTGAGGAGGTATACAAAGATGAGCTGTAG
- a CDS encoding HET domain containing protein has product MFLSPDSARGRTGETIYPGAPLQANGIRLVNLLPGRWKDPILCELINADLGTARYRALSYVWGSAHITRPIRLNNRTYSVTINLESALRHLREKYRDGLTLWIDALCIDQKNVGERTHQVKLMGRIYAECTECIVYLGNNLDDTAVALTEPPPVLYFDEVTVPRVVTLRSRRKPGIYDIFLLFQELSRGGHPHETSAFGNAPEILTTDRRKTQDRLNLLETLRRFTHAPFTPWWTRIWVVQEIAAPPRVVVVYGTISAPWTMFAIAAREYVRHSKTCCNHDIKFMPRDELAVLEYSFDMIISIDDLRSAQQTHKQNIHDSAERMQPPLLLDLLIAFRDRKASDPRDKVYALLGMARTEEGRALVPDYSLSEVEVFRKVTVESIYATEDLSLFSTELGRKFRDDLPSWVPDWGAPGRSIYTYNAEALELYNASPDKATRLSVLPIDQDALKLRATRIGTVQHVGDVMWGDDAEYNQRTLRKWWDMLNAVDSGSGMRSVIPHDLWRVLCADIVYYSQQSNFRRRTQFTDELMFIWWANFSRLSPFLIKPNDPRFWSKEAIMWADLFTLWPNATHLSSLDAEDISADFSPRFVQDACDVLSDNIKEITFRMIYDALYETPENYFIFSSSPTPGSAHPRKEAPWRDLFVKALGKLREHYGSDVQMDLLEIVGFSQIVEESIRAATLSRRMIVSSGTLGLAPAGTAVGDAIYILTGGLTPFVLRQRKQNFSKTEMLKYEIVGDCYLHERMDGNKKDQDHVEWIMLI; this is encoded by the exons ATGTTTCTCTCACCAGATAGCGCGCGAGGACGAACGGGGGAGACCATATACCCTGGGGCACCGCTCCAGGCCAATGGTATCAGGCTCGTAAACCTACTGCCTGGCAGATGGAAAGATCCAATCCTCTGCGAACTAATCAACGCCGACCTTGGAACTGCTCGCTATCGGGCCCTGTCTTACGTGTGGGGCTCCGCTCATATCACGCGACCTATACGACTCAATAACCGTACTTACTCGGTGACCATTAACCTTGAGAGTGCACTGAGGCATCTACGAGAGAAGTATCGAGATGGATTGACCCTATGGATTGACGCGCT ATGTATTGACCAAAAGAATGTCGGCGAGAGAACACATCAAGTCAAGCTCATGGGACGAATCTATGCAGAATGTACAGAGTGTATAGTGTACCTAGGGAACAACTTAGACGACACCGCTGTTGCGTTGACTGAGCCGCCGCCAGTTCTGTACTTTGACGAAGTTACTGTGCCCCGGGTGGTAACCCTACGATCGAGACGCAAGCCAGGCATATACGACATTTTCTTACTCTTCCAAGAATTAAGCCGAGGTGGTCATCCACACGAGACTTCGGCTTTTGGTAATGCACCAGAGATACTCACAACAGACCGACGAAAAACTCAGGATCGACTGAACTTATTGGAGACTTTGAGAAGATTCACGCATGCTCCATTCACACCATGGTGGACTCGGATATGGGTTGTACAGGAGATAGCAGCTCCGCCTCGAGTCGTCGTCGTTTACGGAACGATCTCTGCACCATGGACAATGTTTGCAATCGCGGCCCGTGAGTATGTGAGGCACAGCAAGACATGCTGCAATCATGATATCAAGTTCATGCCACGGGATGAGCTGGCAGTCTTGGAATATAGTTTCGATATGATCATTTCCATTGACGATCTTCGTAGCGCACAACAGACACACAAACAAAATATCCACGACAGCGCTGAGAGGATGCAACCTCCTTTACTACTGGATTTGCTCATAGCCTTCCGTGACAGGAAGGCTTCGGATCCTCGAGACAAAGTCTATGCCCTTCTTGGTATGGCTCGGACTGAGGAAGGCAGAGCATTGGTACCAGACTATTCGTTGAGCGAAGTTGAAGTCTTCCGTAAAGTAACAGTGGAGTCAATATACGCCACCGAGGACCTTTCTCTCTTCAGTACTGAGCTGGGAAGAAAGTTTCGAGATGATTTGCCATCTTGGGTTCCTGACTGGGGTGCACCAGGAAGGTCTATCTACACATACAACGCGGAAGCCCTGGAACTTTACAATGCATCTCCAGACAAAGCTACACGCCTTTCGGTCTTACCAATCGACCAAGACGCGCTGAAGTTAAGGGCTACGCGTATCGGAACTGTTCAGCATGTTGGCGATGTTATGTGGGGAGACGATGCAGAATACAACCAGAGGACACTTAGAAAATGGTGGGATATGTTGAACGCAGTGGATTCAGGGTCTGGCATGAGAAGTGTCATTCCTCATGATCTATGGAGAGTGTTGTGTGCAGACATCGTATACTACTCTCAGCAGTCAAATTTCCGAAGGAGAACGCAGTTCACCGATGAACTCATGTTCATATGGTGGGCGAATTTCTCGCGTTTATCACCATTTTTGATAAAACCAAATGATCCAAGGTTTTGGTCAAAAGAGGCGATAATGTGGGCGGATCTGTTTACGTTATGGCCAAACGCCACGCATCTGAGCTCTTTAGATGCCGAGGATATCTCCGCTGACTTTTCCCCCCGCTTCGTGCAGGATGCATGTGATGTTTTGTCAGATAATATCAAGGAGATCACTTTTCGCATGATCTACGACGCACTCTACGAAACACCGGAAAATTACTTCATCTTCTCAAGCAGTCCAACTCCGGGATCAGCTCACCCTCGTAAAGAAGCGCCATGGAGGGACCTATTTGTCAAGGCACTGGGAAAGTTGAGGGAGCATTACGGTTCAGATGTTCAGATGGATTTACTGGAAATAGTGGGATTCTCGCAGATCGTTGAGGAATCCATACGCGCAGCGACACTCTCACGGCGGATGATTGTAAGCTCGGGAACTCTGGGGTTGGCGCCAGCAGGAACTGCGGTTGGAGACGCCATATACATCCTGACGGGTGGCTTGACGCCATTTGTGTTGCGGCAGCGCAAACAGAATTTTTCAAAGACAGAGATGTTGAAATATGAGATTGTTGGCGATTGCTATCTGCACGAGAGGATGGACGGGAACAAAAAAGACCAGGACCATGTTGAGTGGATAATGCTGATATAG
- a CDS encoding SPS1, Serine-threonine protein kinase, with amino-acid sequence MEAEPSQQTQPATQQVLDPRRLGRNNSGLNEGDIADVLVILHPATPTAIRIVEQSARYRPEHVLFRNSLDSISGSVTDPEEQETFILNPPAERTVPSSRAGADLALRLSSANKLKFKHLGFIFGRNHQSSDIIFGQDSGKRISNQHFRIYINVDGLLMIEDMSTNGTFVDDALLKCKVPGLPKIRMLSSGSIIYIQNANDAEMIKFIVRVPSRVAYLERFRGNLRDFINECNPGIGEEQSKMVQRVTQQFGGPAMKWDGGVCYNIIGQIGKGAFATVYQLATKMTGKLHAAKELEKRRFMKNGMLDKKIDNEMKIMQGLRHPNIVEFTEYHDQGDYLYIIMEYVRNGDLQGYLNQVGKMKEPIARTMAQQILSALDYLHRAKITHRDIKPDNILVADLDPFTVKLSDFGLSKVVKHEETFLKTFCGTLLYCAPEVFPDFNGQSKGTKRRRGAKVYHSYSSSVDIWSFGGVLWYALCGEPPFKGVADATGEAMYHNIMDTTLNPAPLRKAGVSDLCIDLLMRMLRVDPAERPTDRECLSHPWLKDGATIPADPTLQSIVEEDESEHAEQELSQLSIQEEDEAEIQNSDVEDDILGDEEMMQFVGERKPKRVRADPRYPRHQLRGRDDSSVEPSFTSSHLVNDESFRVMPTPRQARLFGEIGQSALQSSGILNAHANNALSQEESVEMPQNDGAADYNQSAAESEYLGPFTAPAQLERGSSSTSLLGTESLVRDLNMTSPHSPISRTQSPAMPATPKTPEVVQHSSLGQSSKEFSQVSEPTPRARPSGMNRQINLPLTPSYYYDPMDPNTHNLEYASRVSGFDFVSMGQDAVSGASAYPDTTASEASTRSVSSSAAAASSPAAEVVPIPVELDIRPPPRRLGKLIATPDSFLPNLTINIDQSRTSWGRLPGNTVVYENSRDIRVPKTALIIFFYTPDGDQLSQPGVDWTSFDNLKVGIWTCATHGIYINGKHLRQKDENGRARFGHLHTGDIVQVYQDGRGTECLKFRCEFYVGVGKNPRPPGDQFVIQAGTLLPQ; translated from the coding sequence ATGGAAGCTGAACCCTCTCAACAGACCCAGCCTGCCACCCAGCAGGTTCTCGACCCGCGCCGCCTAGGCAGGAACAACTCCGGCCTCAACGAGGGCGATATCGCAGATGTCCTCGTTATCTTACACCCGGCTACACCCACTGCCATCAGAATCGTTGAGCAATCAGCGAGGTACCGACCTGAACACGTACTGTTCAGGAACTCTCTGGATTCGATAAGTGGCTCCGTCACAGATCCCGAAGAACAAGAGACGTTCATCTTGAACCCTCCCGCAGAGCGAACAGTTCCCAGCTCACGTGCAGGCGCCGACCTCGCTCTTCGTCTCTCTTCCGCAAACAAGCTCAAGTTCAAGCATCTTGGGTTCATCTTTGGACGCAACCACCAGAGCTCTGATATCATCTTCGGCCAAGACTCCGGAAAGCGAATCAGCAACCAGCACTTCCGGATCTACATCAATGTAGACGGCTTGTTGATGATTGAGGACATGTCGACGAACGGTACATTTGTCGACGACGCTCTGCTAAAGTGCAAGGTCCCTGGCCTGCCGAAGATCCGAATGCTAAGCTCAGGATCAATCATCTATATCCAGAACGCCAACGATGCCGAGATGATCAAGTTCATCGTGCGGGTGCCCTCCAGGGTTGCCTACTTGGAACGCTTCCGAGGAAACTTGCGAGACTTTATCAATGAATGCAACCCGGGCATCGGTGAGGAACAGAGCAAGATGGTGCAGCGCGTCACCCAACAGTTTGGCGGGCCGGCCATGAAGTGGGATGGTGGCGTCTGCTACAATATCATTGGCCAGATTGGAAAAGGCGCCTTTGCCACCGTCTACCAGCTTGCCACGAAGATGACCGGAAAGCTGCATGCTGCTAAGGAGCTCGAAAAGCGGCGGTTCATGAAGAACGGCATGCTTGACAAGAAGATCGACAACGAGATGAAGATCATGCAGGGACTGCGACACCCGAACATCGTAGAGTTCACTGAATACCACGATCAGGGTGATTACCTGTACATCATCATGGAGTATGTCCGGAACGGTGACCTACAAGGTTACTTGAATCAGGTTGGCAAGATGAAGGAACCCATCGCGAGGACAATGGCTCAGCAGATCCTGAGTGCCCTTGACTATCTCCACCGGGCTAAGATCACTCACCGCGATATAAAGCCAGACAACATCCTCGTCGCCGATTTGGACCCTTTCACCGTCAAGCTCTCCGATTTTGGATTGTCCAAGGTAGTTAAGCACGAGGAGACTTTCTTGAAGACATTCTGCGGCACGTTGCTGTACTGCGCTCCCGAAGTATTCCCCGATTTCAACGGACAATCCAAGGGAACAAAGCGACGACGTGGCGCGAAAGTCTACCATTCGTACAGCTCATCTGTGGACATCTGGTCATTTGGAGGTGTACTGTGGTATGCGCTCTGTGGTGAGCCCCCTTTCAAGGGCGTCGCAGATGCCACAGGCGAGGCCATGTACCACAATATCATGGACACCACCCTGAACCCCGCACCTCTCCGCAAAGCTGGTGTGTCGGATCTTTGCATCGACCTTCTGATGCGCATGCTTCGTGTCGACCCGGCGGAGCGACCGACTGACCGTGAGTGTCTGAGTCATCCATGGCTCAAGGACGGGGCAACAATCCCCGCTGATCCAACACTGCAGTCCATCGTTGAGGAAGACGAGTCTGAGCATGCTGAGCAAGAACTATCACAGCTCAGCATCCAAGAGGAGGATGAAGCAGAGATACAAAACTCGGACGTAGAGGATGACATCCTTGGCGACGAAGAAATGATGCAGTTTGTCGGAGAGCGAAAGCCAAAGCGTGTCCGCGCCGACCCTCGGTATCCACGGCATCAGTTGCGGGGTCGCGACGATTCCAGCGTGGAGCCTTCATTTACTTCGTCGCACCTCGTCAACGACGAGAGTTTCAGGGTGATGCCGACACCAAGGCAAGCCCGTCTGTTTGGTGAGATTGGCCAGTCTGCACTGCAGAGCTCAGGCATTCTGAATGCCCATGCCAACAATGCTCTGTCGCAAGAAGAGTCGGTCGAAATGCCCCAGAATGACGGAGCTGCAGACTATAACCAGTCTGCAGCTGAGTCTGAGTACCTGGGACCATTCACAGCCCCCGCGCAGTTGGAACGCGGCAGCTCGTCGACAAGCCTCCTCGGCACAGAGTCTTTGGTACGGGACCTGAACATGACCTCGCCGCACTCGCCTATATCAAGGACGCAGAGTCCGGCGATGCCAGCGACTCCGAAGACACCGGAGGTGGTTCAGCACAGTTCCTTGGGCCAATCATCAAAAGAGTTCAGCCAAGTCAGCGAGCCGACCCCGAGGGCGAGACCTTCTGGAATGAACCGCCAGATCAACCTCCCTCTCACTCCGTCGTACTACTACGACCCAATGGATCCCAATACTCATAATCTAGAGTACGCATCTAGAGTGAGTGGATTTGACTTTGTATCCATGGGCCAGGACGCAGTGAGCGGAGCATCGGCGTATCCGGACACGACAGCATCGGAGGCGAGTACGCGCTCAGTCTCGTCCAGTGCGGCGGCAGCATCCTCTCCCGCTGCAGAGGTTGTCCCAATTCCCGTCGAGCTTGATATTCGTCCGCCACCTCGGCGACTAGGCAAGCTCATCGCGACGCCGGATTCCTTTCTGCCCAACCTAACGATCAACATCGACCAGAGCAGGACTTCCTGGGGACGCTTGCCCGGAAACACAGTAGTATACGAAAACAGTCGCGATATACGAGTTCCGAAGACGGCATTGATCATCTTCTTTTACACACCAGACGGAGATCAATTGTCCCAGCCAGGCGTAGACTGGACCAGCTTCGATAACTTGAAAGTCGGAATCTGGACGTGCGCGACCCACGGCATTTACATCAACGGCAAGCACCTCCGACAAAAAGACGAGAACGGCCGGGCACGCTTTGGTCACCTGCACACGGGCGACATCGTGCAAGTCTACCAGGACGGTCGCGGTACGGAGTGTTTGAAATTCCGTTGCGAATTCTACGTTGGCGTAGGCAAGAATCCGAGACCCCCAGGCGATCAATTCGTCATACAGGCTGGGACTCTGTTGCCACAGTAG